In Trichoderma asperellum chromosome 1, complete sequence, a single window of DNA contains:
- a CDS encoding uncharacterized protein (EggNog:ENOG41): MSNIQLRDARYSELPRIAHVLAQAFWEDNLFGQLIHPHRNEFPDDVDLYWLRRARVNFWDNRRRWLVATDKDKNGEELIVGVAQWERLGEGGKKLERWYLDPRKISKPLSSVAMKVHALVWPNRASDPVEEDIIERSYPHFDNIWTGKRAESWYLEALAVHPEYQGRNIGRKLVQWGLERAEEEGVCASVVSAFGKDEFYTKCGFDEQYGSARQGDGNPLADIDGANIFWKWPKSSS; encoded by the exons atgtctaACATCCAGCTCCGCGATGCGCGGTATTCGGAATTACCCAGGATTGCCCATGTCTTGGCACAAGCATTTTGGGAAGACAACTTATTTGGCCAGCTCATACATCCTCATCGCAATGAGTTCCCTGATGATGTAGACTTGTACTGGCTGCGGCGGGCACGTGTCAACTTTTGGGACAATCGCCGACGATGGCTTGTCGCTacagacaaagacaaaaacggCGAAGAGCTGATTGTCGGAGTTGCGCAATGGGAACGATTGGGGGAGGGaggcaagaagctggagcGCTGGTACTTGGATCCCC GAAAGATCTCCAAGCCTTTGTCATCGGTTGCCATGAAAGTCCATGCTTTAGTCTGGCCCAACCGTGCAAGTGATCCAGTAGAAGAAGACATCATAGAGCGGTCATATCCTCACTTTGACAATATATGGACCGGCAAGCGTGCTGAGTCGTGGTATCTCGAAGCACTGGCAGTACACCCAGAATATCAGGGCAGAAATATAGGACGAAAACTTGTACAATGGGGGCTTGAACGggctgaagaggaaggcGTTTGCGCGTCGGTGGTCAGCGCCTTTGGTAAAGATGAGTTCTATACAAAATGCGGATTTGACGAGCAATACGGGAGCGCCAGACAGGGCGACGGGAATCCTTTGGCAGATATCGATGGGGCAAATATATTCTGGAAGTGGCCTAAATCTAGCTCTTAG
- a CDS encoding uncharacterized protein (EggNog:ENOG41~TransMembrane:7 (o25-46i58-80o100-122i134-157o177-202i214-234o246-268i)), which yields MDSVSMSSGSPPFSPVTYNDHAGKLWIVTILSLIYSSLAIMARAYIKHKMLGFDDILIAFATILHLAQSVAVFIGLNNGLGKFNSITSPEQWATSSKSTLAAVILSLLALALAKCSVLALILRIIGSKTGKIKIFCISLLAISAAWGVGSCLAFLINCRADTLLTRDNIEQCPNQDIRWAVITAVDVSTEMLTWILIVQLSWTVNMSFSRKCQVAMVFSFRLLLIALSVTHLVYFDKYPTSAQPQFAIASSLLFQQVMIVWSLISATVPNMKNFLKSFSIGMGFPLPPDLSWLESSQSYQLQSLENRHPRGTSSTATTAGGTLTSAGMHDPCDSGLRSRPYNWRLGQGSNETAIRAHGGNNSREELLETEED from the exons ATGGATTCAGTATCAATGAGCAGTGGCTCGCCCCCATTCTCGCCCGTTACGTACAACGACCATGCTGGGAAGCTGTGGATTGTAACGATTCTGTCACTTATTTACAGTTCGCTTGCAATCATGGCAAGGGCGTACATCAAGCATAAGATGCTCGGTTTTGATGACATCCTGATTGCTTTTGCAACG ATTTTGCATTTAGCTCAGTCAGTCGCGGTATTCATTGGCTTGAACAACGGCCTTGGCAAATTCAACTCCATTACGTCGCCGGAACAATGGGCGACATCTTCGAAA TCCACTCTCGCAGCCGTTATCCTCAGCTTACTGGCCCTGGCTCTCGCCAAATGCTCTGTTCTCGCCCTTATTCTGCGAATAATTGGCTCCAAAACCggaaagattaaaatattctgCATTTCGCTCTTAGCCATCAGTGCGGCTTGGGGTGTAGGTTCCTGCCTAGCATTCCTGATTAACTGCCGCGCCGATACATTATTGACTCGGGATAATATCGAGCAATGTCCCAATCAG GATATACGATGGGCCGTGATCACGGCTGTCGACGTCTCCACTGAGATGCTCACTTGGATTCTCATTGTACAACTGTCTTGGACAGTCAACATGTCATTCAGCCGCAAGTGTCAGGTTGCCATGGTGTTTTCATTCCGTCTGCTGCTCATTGCCCTCTCGGTTACGCACTTGGTATATTTCGACAAATATCCAACTTCCGCCCAGCCTCAGTTTGCCATTGCGAGCTCTTTGCTCTTTCAGCAGGTCATGATTGTGTGGTCCCTCATTTCTGCCACGGTGCCGAACAtgaaaaactttttaaaatcctTCTCCATCGGCATGGGGTTTCCACTGCCCCCTGACCTCAGCTGGCTCGAATCCAGCCAATCGTACCAGCTTCAGTCACTTGAGAACAGACACCCAAGGGGTACTTCCTCTACGGCAACGACAGCTGGAGGAACATTGACTTCTGCTGGAATGCATGACCCCTGTGACAGCGGACTCCGCAGCCGCCCGTACAATTGGAGGCTGGGCCAGGGTTCGAATGAGACCGCTATCAGGGCACATGgcggcaacaacagcagagaGGAATTATtagaaacagaagaagacTAG
- a CDS encoding uncharacterized protein (EggNog:ENOG41~TransMembrane:12 (i46-63o75-96i128-152o172-192i199-222o242-265i286-311o331-354i385-409o415-433i453-472o484-503i)), producing the protein MSIDDKETPEVVGSAIESNDDVDKKGTAADRADMYRMGKTQEMRRNFRFLSIFGFSMILMASWEFSLSVSTIGLVNGGTAGLIWMFFICWIGFLLVNTSMAEMASMAPTTGGQYHWVSEFAPPQYQKFISYLMGWMCVLGWQTSCASSAFIAGTQIQGLVVLNYPDYNPQPWHGTLITIAVAAFSVLFNTVLARKLPIIEALILVIHVFAFFGILVTLWVLSPRADAKAVFTEFSDGGGWNSLGGSALVGILAGILPLLGADAAVHMSEELRDAGRSLPQSMILTTVFNGAFGWIMVITFCFCLGDLGEVIESPTGYPFMQVFYNSTQSTSSATAMSVFIVAMTVFSNLTMVATSSRQLYAFARDQAVPFSSWFSKIRAGWDVPLNAIITTFLVSALLSLINIGSAVALNSITSLATVSLLSSYIVSTGCMIWRRWTKNTLLPSKFSLGRWGLAVNIASEAFLVLIFVLSFMPGNPNPTAAQMNWNIVIYGGVTIFSLAYYFFRGNRRYDGPVTYVRTLDQYEARDHEYDARDQYEAR; encoded by the exons ATGTCAATTGACGATAAAGAAACCCCTGAAGTCGTTGGCAGCGCCATCGAAAGCAACGATGATGTTGATAAGAAAGGGACCGCGGCCGACCGCGCGGACATGTACCGCATGGGCAAAACGCAAGAAATGAGA AGAAACTTTCGCTTTCTGTCCATATTTGGGTTTTCCATGATTCTCATGGCGTCGTGGGAGTTTTCTCTGAG TGTCTCTACCATCGGACTTGTGAACGGCGGCACTGCCGGCCTCATCTGGATGTTCTTTATCTGTTGGATCGGCTTCCTCTTGGTGAACACTTCTATGGCTGAGATGGCTTCAAT GGCTCCCACAACTGGAGGACAGTACCACTGGGTATCCGAATTTGCGCCTCCGCAGTACCAAAAGTTCATCAGCTACCTCATGGGATGGATGTGTGTGCTTGGCTGGCAGACGTCATGCGCTTCGTCGGCGTTTATTGCCGGCACGCAAATCCAGGGGCTCGTCGTGCTGAACTATCCCGACTATAACCCCCAGCCTTGGCACGGCACCCTCATCACCATTGCCGTTGCTGCCTTCTCTGTGCTCTTCAATACCGTGCTTGCGAGAAAGCTGCCGATCATCGAGGCTCTCATCCTTGTGATTCAtgtctttgccttcttcggcATCCTCGTCACCCTCTGGGTTCTTTCTCCAAGGGCAGACGCAAAGGCTGTCTTCACTGAGTTTAGCGACGGCGGAGGCTGGAACAGCCTGGGAGGCTCAGCTCTCGTGGGAATCCTTGCTGGTATCCTGCCTCTTCTGGGCGCAGATGCTGCCGTACACATGTCCGAGGAGCTGCGCGATGCTGGCCGCTCGTTGCCGCAGTCCATGATATTGACTACAGTCTTCAATGGTGCTTTCGGATGGATCATGGTCATAACgttttgcttctgcttggGGGACCTTGGAGAGGTTATTGAGTCTCCAACGGGATACCCATTCATGCAGGTCTTCTACAACTCCACACAATCGACGAGCAGTGCGACTGCAATGTCAGTCTTCATTGTTGCCATGACAGTCTTCTCCAACCTAACCATGGTGGCTACCTCATCGCGCCAGCTCTATGCATTTGCACGAGACCAAGCTGTTCCCTTTAGCTCTTGGTTCTCCAAGATAAGAGCAGGGTGGGATGTGCCCCTCAATGCCATTATCACGACTTTCCTTGTTTCAGCGCTGCTCTCCCTCATTAACATTGGTTCAGCTGTAGCCCTGAATTCCATCACTTCTTTGGCAACTGTATCGCTTCTGTCCAGCTACATCGTCTCAACTGGCTGCATGATCTGGCGACGATGGACGAAGAATACGCTTCTGCCGTCCAAGTTCAGCCTCGGACGATGGGGCCTCGCGGTAAACATTGCTTCCGAAgccttcctcgtcctcatttTCGTTTTGTCATTTATGCCTGGCAACCCCAATCCGACAGCAGCTCAGATGAATTGGAATATTGTAATTTATGGCGGCGTTACAATATTCTCGTTGGCATACTACTTTTTCCGTGGAAATCGCCGTTATGACGGTCCAGTCACCTACGTCAGAACGCTTGATCAGTATGAGGCAAGGGATCATGAGTATGATGCAAGAGATCAGTACGAAGCAAGGTAA
- a CDS encoding uncharacterized protein (CAZy:CBM20~CAZy:GH15~SECRETED:SignalP(1-19)), protein MLSLRLLAVGCCALQVVNAVPRLSRESRHEVDIAKRSASSFLATEVPIALADMLCNIGSSGSCAAGADSGIVIASPSKTNPDYFYTWTRDSALTFKCIVDTFVNSYSSSLQTEIQNYINAQAIVQGISNPSGSLSNSGTGLGEPKFNVDETAFTGAWGRPQRDGPALRAIALITYSKWLINNGYESTASSIVWPIIVNDISYVSQYWNQTGFDLWEEVNGSSFFTVANQHRALVEASALATTLGKSIPYAQSQAPQALCFLQSFWSPSQGYILANINQNNGRSGKDANTILGSIHTFDPQGNCDASTFQPCSDRALANHKVVVDSFRSIYTINSGIPEGTAAAVGRYPEDSYQGGNPWYLNTLAAAELLYDALYQWNRIGSITVTSTSLAFFKDMDSSITVGTYSSSSSTYTTLYNAISTYADGFVNIVATYASSNGSLAEQFSRSNGQPLSAYSLTWSYAALLTAAARRSSVVPYSWGESSASSVPSVCSYTSAVGTYSSASTGSWPPNQTPGGGTGSTSSQSTSITASSTVSSTSTSKSTSSTAAATNPVTVTFDEIVTTIYGQTIKIAGNVPALGNWDTNNAVALSAEDYTSSNHLWNVQVSFAPGTVIQYKYINVASNGDVTWEADPNHTYTVPATGATAVTVNNSWQS, encoded by the exons ATGTTGTCTCTCAGATTGTTAGCCGTTGGCTGCTGTGCGCTTCAAGTTGTCAACGCTGTGCCTAGACTGTCCCGCGAGAGTCGCCATGAAGTCGATATCGCGAAAAGGTCTGCGAGCTCATTCCTTGCAACTGAGGTCCCTATTGCGCTGGCCGATATGTTGTGCAATATTGGGTCATCGGGTAGCTGTGCTGCAGGTGCCGACTCAGGCATAGTAATAGCGAGTCCATCTAAAACGAATCCGGACT ACTTTTACACCTGGACTCGAGATTCGGCGTTGACCTTCAAATGTATCGTCGACACCTTTGTCAACTCTTACTCATCCTCGCTGCAGACTGAGATCCAGAACTACATCAATGCGCAGGCGATTGTGCAAGGCATATCCAATCCTTCTGGGAGCCTGTCTAACAGCGGCACGGGTCTTGGTGAGCCAAAGTTCAACGTTGACGAAACAGCTTTCACAGGAGCTTGGGGCCGTCCACAGAGGGACGGACCTGCACTTCGAGCCATCGCTTTGATAACTTACTCAAAGTGGCTGATTAACAATGGATATGAGTCCACTGCCAGTTCGATTGTGTGGCCCATCATTGTGAATGACATCAGTTATGTGTCGCAATATTG GAATCAGACTGGTTTTGACCTGTGGGAGGAAGTGAACGGCTCCAGTTTCTTTACCGTTGCCAACCAACACCGTGCTCTTGTCGAAGCCAGTGCGTTAGCTACTACTCTTGGCAAGTCCATTCCGTATGCCCAAAGTCAAGCCCCCCAGgctctttgctttcttcaaAGCTTCTGGAGTCCGTCTCAAGGCTACATTCTAGCCAATATCAACCAGAACAACGGCAGGTCTGGCAAGGATGCCAACACGATTCTGGGTTCTATTCACACATTTGATCCTCAAGGAAACTGTGATGCAAGCACATTCCAGCC GTGCTCTGATCGAGCTTTGGCAAATCACAAAGTCGTTGTGGATTCCTTCCGCTCCATATATACCATCAACTCTGGTATTCCCGAgggcactgctgctgccgttggcCGTTATCCGGAAGACTCTTACCAAGGTGGCAACCCCTGGTATCTAAATACCCTTGCAGCTGCCGAGCTTCTCTACGATGCCCTTTATCAGTGGAATCGAATTGGATCCATCACCGTTACCTCAACGTCCCTTGCCTTTTTCAAGGACATGGATTCCTCCATCACCGTAGGAACATatagctcctcttcttcaacttacACTACTTTGTATAACGCCATCTCGACCTACGCTGACGGGTTTGTTAACATTGTTGCTACTTACGCATCATCCAACGGATCACTAGCAGAGCAGTTTAGTCGAAGCAATGGACAGCCTCTCTCAGCATACAGCCTAACCTGGTCCTATGCGGCGCTGCTGACGGCTGCCGCCCGACGATCTAGTGTCGTGCCATATTCCTGGGGAGAATCTTCGGCATCCAGCGTTCCGTCGGTGTGTTCTTATACGTCAGCCGTGGGTACCTATTCCTCAGCCTCTACAGGATCCTGGCCGCCCAACCAGACGCCTGGCGGCGGGACAGGTTCAACCTCTAGCCAGTCTACGTCAATCACCGCGTCTAGCACAGTCAGCAGCACAAGCACCTCTAAATCTACAAGCTCTACAGCAGCCGCAACTAATCCTGTTACCGTGACTTTTGATGAGATTGTCACAACCATTTACGGACAAACCATCAAGATCGCTGGAAACGTCCCAGCTCTCGGGAACTGGGATACCAACAACGCTGTTGCTTTGTCGGCTGAGGACTATACATCTTCGAACCATTTATGGAATGTGCAGGTGTCGTTTGCTCCGGGGACGGTGATCcagtataaatatattaatgtGGCATCCAATGGCGATGTGACATGGGAAGCTGACCCCAACCACACATATACTGTGCCCGCAACGGGTGCGACGGCGGTGACTGTGAACAACTCCTGGCAGTCGTAG